In the Burkholderiales bacterium genome, one interval contains:
- a CDS encoding gamma carbonic anhydrase family protein: protein MIFSLGEHKVKFIGEHHFVADNAVVVGNVVMENNTSVWFNAVVRGDNETLTIGEGSNVQDGAVLHTDKGVEFTIGKHVSVGHLVMLHGCTIGDNCLIGIKSIILNHASIGKNCIIGANTLITEGKVIPEGSVVMGSPGKIVRRVTADEIKLIRWNADDYVKNFKRYQKQLKIETR, encoded by the coding sequence ATGATTTTTTCGCTCGGGGAACACAAAGTCAAATTTATTGGCGAGCATCATTTCGTCGCTGACAACGCCGTGGTCGTCGGCAACGTGGTTATGGAGAACAACACCAGCGTCTGGTTCAATGCAGTGGTGCGTGGCGACAATGAAACGCTCACTATCGGCGAGGGCTCGAATGTCCAGGACGGCGCGGTGCTGCATACCGACAAGGGCGTCGAATTCACTATCGGAAAGCATGTGTCCGTAGGTCATCTGGTGATGCTGCACGGCTGCACCATAGGCGACAACTGCCTGATCGGCATCAAAAGCATTATTCTCAATCACGCCTCCATAGGCAAAAATTGCATCATCGGCGCGAACACGCTGATCACCGAGGGCAAGGTAATTCCCGAAGGTTCCGTGGTCATGGGCTCGCCGGGCAAAATCGTGCGCCGGGTAACGGCGGATGAAATAAAGCTAATTAGATGGAACGCGGACGATTACGTAAAAAATTTCAAACGATATCAGAAACAGCTCAAGATTGAAACGCGTTGA
- a CDS encoding Gfo/Idh/MocA family oxidoreductase, with protein sequence MNLYHLLNLRAESGKPLRVGLIGAGKFASMFLAQARRMPGVQVTAVADVAPERALEALRRCGWKDNQFDAASFAEAAKRRAVYVGGDALGLIGAESVEIVIDATGNPTAGIQHVLACCDHHKHIIMVNIEADALAGPLLARRAREAGIIYSLAYGDQPALICELVDWARAAGFEVIAAGKGTKYLPEYHASTPDTVWDYYGFSEDMVKYGGFNAQMFNSFLDGTKSAIEMAAVANATGLSPPRQGLSFPPCGANELPQVLRPISAGGVLENPGMVEVVSSLKRDGTQVARDLRWGVYVVFAASSEYVARCFKEYGLMTDDSGRYAAMYKPYHLIGLELGISVASVGLRNEPTGAPTDFRGDVASVAKRDLKQGEMLDGEGGYTVYGKLTPARDSLAMGCLPIGLAHGVKLKNSIRAGALLTWGDVAIKEEDPAIRFRREMELQFKEHWRIGSTAAQAS encoded by the coding sequence ATGAATTTGTACCATTTGCTGAATCTGCGAGCTGAATCTGGCAAACCGCTGCGCGTGGGATTGATCGGAGCGGGCAAGTTCGCCTCGATGTTTCTCGCGCAGGCACGGCGCATGCCGGGAGTTCAAGTTACGGCCGTTGCCGACGTAGCGCCGGAGCGTGCGCTGGAGGCGTTGCGCCGCTGCGGATGGAAGGACAACCAGTTCGATGCCGCGAGTTTCGCTGAGGCGGCCAAGCGCCGCGCGGTTTATGTTGGCGGCGATGCGCTGGGATTAATAGGCGCGGAAAGCGTTGAAATCGTGATCGACGCGACCGGCAACCCGACCGCGGGCATTCAGCATGTTTTGGCGTGCTGCGACCACCACAAGCACATCATCATGGTCAATATTGAGGCGGATGCATTGGCGGGGCCTTTGCTTGCGCGCCGTGCCCGCGAAGCCGGGATCATTTATTCGCTAGCCTATGGCGACCAGCCGGCGCTGATCTGCGAGCTTGTGGACTGGGCGCGTGCTGCCGGCTTTGAGGTCATCGCAGCGGGAAAGGGAACGAAGTATCTGCCCGAGTACCATGCTTCCACTCCGGACACCGTATGGGATTATTACGGTTTCAGCGAAGATATGGTGAAATACGGTGGCTTCAATGCGCAAATGTTCAATTCGTTCTTGGACGGGACCAAGTCGGCGATTGAAATGGCGGCAGTAGCGAACGCCACGGGGCTTAGTCCGCCGCGGCAGGGCCTGAGTTTTCCGCCCTGTGGCGCCAATGAGCTGCCGCAGGTGCTGCGCCCGATATCGGCAGGCGGCGTGCTTGAAAATCCCGGAATGGTGGAAGTGGTTTCCAGCTTGAAGCGCGACGGGACACAGGTTGCGCGCGATTTGCGCTGGGGCGTATACGTCGTTTTTGCCGCGTCGAGCGAATATGTGGCGCGCTGCTTCAAGGAATATGGCTTGATGACCGATGATTCGGGACGCTACGCCGCGATGTACAAGCCTTATCACCTGATCGGATTGGAACTCGGCATCAGCGTAGCCTCGGTCGGCCTGCGCAATGAGCCGACCGGCGCGCCCACCGATTTTCGCGGCGACGTGGCTTCGGTGGCCAAGCGCGATTTAAAACAAGGAGAAATGCTTGACGGGGAGGGCGGCTATACAGTTTACGGTAAGCTCACACCTGCGCGCGACTCGCTTGCCATGGGCTGCTTACCCATCGGTCTTGCACACGGCGTGAAACTTAAGAATTCGATTCGCGCCGGCGCGCTTCTAACCTGGGGCGATGTGGCAATCAAGGAAGAAGATCCTGCGATTCGCTTCAGGCGGGAGATGGAGCTGCAGTTTAAAGAGCATTGGCGAATTGGATCCACTGCAGCGCAAGCAAGTTGA
- a CDS encoding DNA topoisomerase IB, producing MTSRLTEEHRQAAIRAGLNYVTDGVAGIRRQRAGKGWIYFAPDGSRINSEEKNRINSLVIPPAWTDVWICPDPKGHIQATARDARGRKQYRYHPSYRAARDRSKFSRILEFSEILPEIRERVEHDLRARDLTRRQILATVVRLLDKTLIRVGNYEYLRENRSFGLTTLRDRHVEVKGAKLRFNFRGKSGINHTVAITDRRLARIVQQCQDLPGQELFKYLDTSGKRQIISSDDVNAYLREITGRDITAKDFRTWAGTMLAAKELCAMGPAKTRRDAERNIARAIDAVAKRLGNTRAVCRKYYVHPGLVVAYLQGLIAPLPSGPLPKPERRERGTAALRRDEAAVLQFLQQLEEVLQ from the coding sequence TTGACCTCGCGGCTTACGGAAGAACATCGCCAGGCGGCAATTCGTGCCGGGCTCAATTACGTAACGGACGGTGTTGCCGGAATCCGGCGGCAGCGGGCGGGGAAAGGGTGGATTTACTTCGCTCCTGACGGCTCGCGTATCAACAGCGAAGAGAAGAATCGTATCAATTCGCTGGTGATTCCGCCGGCGTGGACCGACGTATGGATTTGCCCCGATCCCAAAGGCCATATCCAGGCGACCGCGCGCGATGCGCGTGGGCGCAAGCAATACCGCTACCATCCTTCATATCGCGCAGCGCGAGACCGCTCCAAGTTCAGCCGCATACTTGAGTTCAGCGAAATCCTTCCGGAAATCCGAGAGCGGGTGGAACACGACCTGCGCGCGCGCGACCTGACGCGCCGCCAGATTCTCGCCACCGTCGTGCGCCTGCTGGACAAAACGCTCATTCGCGTCGGCAACTACGAGTACCTCCGCGAGAACCGCTCATTCGGGCTCACCACGCTGCGCGACCGGCACGTCGAGGTCAAAGGTGCAAAACTGCGCTTCAATTTCCGCGGCAAGAGCGGCATCAATCACACGGTAGCCATCACCGACCGGCGGCTTGCGCGCATCGTTCAGCAATGCCAGGATTTGCCGGGGCAGGAATTGTTCAAATACCTCGACACATCGGGCAAGCGCCAGATCATTTCATCGGACGACGTTAACGCCTATTTGCGCGAAATTACCGGCCGCGACATCACCGCTAAGGATTTCCGCACTTGGGCCGGGACGATGCTGGCGGCCAAGGAACTGTGCGCGATGGGGCCCGCAAAGACCCGCAGAGACGCGGAGCGAAACATAGCCCGGGCAATCGACGCGGTCGCCAAGCGGCTCGGCAACACGCGCGCCGTGTGCCGGAAATACTATGTGCACCCGGGGCTGGTGGTGGCTTATCTCCAGGGACTCATCGCCCCGCTCCCCTCCGGTCCGTTACCAAAACCCGAACGCCGCGAGCGGGGCACCGCCGCGCTGCGGCGCGACGAGGCTGCGGTATTGCAGTTCCTCCAGCAATTAGAAGAAGTGCTGCAATAG
- a CDS encoding flavin reductase family protein yields the protein MKRTLPLSRVYRLLEPGPVVMVTTERNGRANIMTMSWHTMMDFEPPIVGCVIGDQSFTFGILKATKECVINIPTVELAMKAVGCGNTSGRNVDKFKRFRLTPVAASRVKAPLIAECHANLECKVVDARLAVKYNFFILEVVKAWKEPSRKDPRTIHHRGGGNFMVAGRSIKLPSRMK from the coding sequence ATGAAAAGAACCCTGCCTTTGTCCAGGGTCTACCGCCTGCTTGAACCGGGGCCGGTTGTAATGGTGACCACCGAAAGAAATGGGCGAGCCAACATCATGACCATGTCCTGGCACACGATGATGGACTTCGAGCCTCCGATTGTGGGCTGCGTAATCGGCGACCAGAGCTTTACCTTCGGCATTTTGAAGGCAACCAAAGAGTGCGTAATCAATATCCCGACAGTTGAGCTCGCAATGAAGGCGGTAGGCTGCGGAAACACGTCAGGGCGAAACGTAGATAAGTTCAAAAGATTTCGTCTGACGCCAGTTGCAGCGTCGCGCGTTAAGGCACCTCTCATAGCCGAGTGCCACGCCAATCTCGAATGCAAAGTCGTCGATGCGCGGTTGGCTGTAAAATACAACTTTTTCATCCTCGAGGTTGTCAAAGCGTGGAAAGAACCCTCGCGGAAAGACCCGCGGACCATACACCACCGCGGCGGGGGCAACTTCATGGTGGCGGGACGAAGCATCAAGCTGCCTTCAAGAATGAAATAG
- a CDS encoding MOSC domain-containing protein, with protein sequence MKLLSVNVGLPREVFWNGKPVRTSIFKAPVNGSVQVAKLNLNGDEQSDLSVHGGADKAVYVYPSEHYPYWREELPEMDLPWAMFGENFTTEGMLEDKVHIGDRIKAGSAEFVVTQPRMPCYKLGIRFGRPDMVKRFLHSGRTGFYLAVLREGEVIAGDPIDLLAHDEHGVTVADIVNLYTADAANQDTLRRVTNLPALPKGWRDYFRKRIWDADS encoded by the coding sequence GTGAAACTCTTATCCGTCAATGTGGGGCTTCCGCGCGAAGTCTTTTGGAACGGAAAGCCGGTGCGCACCTCCATCTTCAAGGCACCAGTTAACGGCAGTGTTCAAGTTGCGAAGCTCAACTTAAACGGCGACGAGCAATCCGATCTGTCGGTACACGGCGGAGCCGATAAGGCTGTTTATGTTTATCCATCCGAACACTATCCATATTGGCGCGAGGAACTGCCGGAGATGGATTTACCTTGGGCGATGTTCGGTGAGAATTTCACGACCGAAGGCATGCTTGAAGACAAGGTTCACATTGGCGATCGCATCAAGGCTGGATCTGCCGAGTTTGTGGTCACGCAACCTCGAATGCCGTGCTACAAGCTCGGCATTCGGTTCGGCCGTCCGGATATGGTAAAGCGCTTCCTGCACAGCGGCCGTACGGGTTTCTATCTTGCTGTCCTTCGGGAAGGAGAGGTTATCGCCGGCGACCCGATAGATCTTCTGGCCCACGACGAGCATGGCGTTACGGTAGCCGATATCGTCAATCTGTATACGGCTGATGCAGCAAATCAGGACACATTGCGCCGCGTAACCAATTTGCCCGCGCTTCCCAAAGGTTGGCGAGATTACTTTCGCAAGCGCATCTGGGACGCGGATTCTTGA
- a CDS encoding heme-binding protein, whose amino-acid sequence MQKKALTLEMAKRVAAAAEAKANANKWKVVIAIVDDGGHLVYLQRADGTQFGSVKVAIGKAYSASAFKRHTKSWEERLADGRMGYLSLPGVVLLEGGLPLNADGEVIGGIGVSGVKSAEDAQIAEAGAAVLQ is encoded by the coding sequence ATGCAAAAAAAAGCCCTGACACTGGAAATGGCCAAGCGCGTTGCGGCGGCGGCCGAAGCCAAGGCCAATGCCAATAAATGGAAAGTAGTGATCGCCATAGTCGACGACGGCGGTCACCTGGTCTATCTGCAGCGTGCCGACGGCACACAGTTCGGCAGCGTCAAAGTGGCGATTGGCAAGGCGTATTCCGCAAGTGCGTTCAAGCGCCATACCAAAAGCTGGGAGGAGCGGCTTGCCGACGGTCGCATGGGCTACCTTTCGCTACCGGGCGTGGTATTGCTTGAAGGCGGTCTGCCACTTAATGCGGACGGCGAGGTGATAGGCGGCATCGGCGTTTCCGGTGTGAAATCGGCTGAAGACGCCCAGATTGCCGAGGCCGGGGCAGCGGTATTGCAGTAA
- the glpK gene encoding glycerol kinase GlpK, with translation MSFILALDQGTTSSRAIVFDHTGSIRAQAQHELTQHYPKPGWVEQNPNEIWSTQLAVARLALQRAGVPASDIAALGITNQRETTVVWERKSGEPLCNAIVWQDRRTATDCELLQNKGFSSLVSVNTGLLLDPYFSGTKLRWILDHVSGARKAAESGSLAFGTVDSWLIWKLTGGAAHITDASNASRTLLYNIHTGNWDEKLLAMLDVPHAVLPAVCPSSGVIAETKADVLGARIPIAGIAGDQQAALFGQCCFRPGMVKNTYGTGCFMLLHTGHKLVKSHNRLLTTVAWRFGKRLEYALEGSVFVAGAVVQWLREGLGIIRSSREAETLAAKVPDNGGVYLVPAFTGLGSPHWDAYARGAILGLTRGTNAAHIARAALESIAFQSSDLLDSMRADSRTGLSELRVDGGATQNNLLMQFQADLLGVPVVRPKIFETTALGAAYLAGLAVGYWKNRKEIAAQWRAERKFEPKMNRAEARQMQAKWQKAVHRAKGWARK, from the coding sequence ATGTCCTTCATCCTGGCTCTGGACCAAGGCACGACCAGTTCGCGAGCCATAGTCTTCGACCATACCGGATCAATTCGGGCACAGGCGCAGCATGAGCTTACGCAGCATTATCCGAAACCGGGCTGGGTGGAACAGAATCCGAACGAGATTTGGTCAACGCAATTAGCCGTGGCACGCCTGGCACTGCAGCGCGCAGGCGTTCCGGCATCCGACATCGCCGCGTTAGGCATCACCAACCAGCGGGAGACCACCGTGGTGTGGGAACGCAAAAGCGGCGAACCTTTATGCAACGCCATCGTTTGGCAGGACCGCCGCACGGCGACTGACTGCGAGCTACTGCAGAACAAGGGCTTTAGCTCGCTTGTTTCCGTCAACACCGGGCTACTCCTCGACCCCTATTTTTCAGGCACAAAATTGCGCTGGATTCTAGATCATGTCAGCGGCGCGAGGAAAGCCGCCGAATCAGGAAGCCTGGCTTTCGGAACAGTGGATAGCTGGCTCATCTGGAAACTTACCGGAGGGGCCGCGCACATCACCGATGCCAGCAACGCGTCTCGTACCTTGCTGTACAACATTCACACTGGCAACTGGGACGAGAAGCTGCTGGCAATGCTTGACGTGCCGCACGCTGTGCTTCCGGCAGTGTGCCCGTCGAGCGGCGTAATCGCTGAAACCAAGGCGGACGTGCTGGGCGCCCGCATCCCGATCGCGGGAATTGCGGGCGACCAACAGGCGGCGCTTTTTGGACAATGCTGCTTCAGGCCGGGCATGGTGAAGAATACTTACGGAACCGGCTGTTTCATGCTATTGCACACTGGACACAAGCTGGTCAAATCGCATAACCGACTTTTGACGACGGTCGCGTGGCGCTTTGGTAAGCGCCTCGAATATGCGCTTGAAGGCAGCGTCTTCGTCGCGGGCGCGGTGGTACAGTGGCTGCGTGAAGGTTTGGGCATCATTCGTTCCTCGCGCGAGGCGGAAACGCTGGCGGCGAAGGTTCCCGATAACGGCGGGGTGTACTTGGTGCCGGCGTTTACAGGCCTCGGCAGTCCGCACTGGGACGCGTATGCGCGAGGCGCTATCCTAGGTCTTACGCGTGGCACGAATGCGGCGCACATTGCCCGTGCAGCACTGGAGAGCATCGCTTTTCAGAGTTCTGATCTGCTCGATTCCATGCGGGCAGATTCCAGGACTGGATTATCGGAGCTGCGGGTGGACGGCGGTGCGACGCAGAACAATCTCCTCATGCAGTTCCAAGCGGATTTGCTCGGTGTGCCGGTGGTCCGCCCCAAGATTTTCGAAACCACTGCTTTGGGCGCGGCCTATCTCGCGGGTCTGGCCGTGGGCTATTGGAAAAACCGGAAGGAAATCGCAGCGCAATGGCGGGCGGAGCGCAAGTTTGAACCCAAAATGAACCGCGCTGAAGCGCGGCAGATGCAGGCAAAATGGCAAAAAGCAGTTCACCGCGCCAAGGGTTGGGCGCGCAAATGA
- a CDS encoding GFA family protein, whose translation MLLKGSCHCGAGRFTVESRTPYPYMYCYCSICRKTAGGGGYAVNILGESDTLKVTGRKNLSVYRARIEGKNGKNILSSARRYFCSKCGSALWLADPRWKQWVYPFASAIDTPLPVAPWHDYVMLNYKAPWAEVPKRKRDRYFGEFPREAIINWHKRHRLYENQ comes from the coding sequence ATGCTGCTCAAGGGCTCTTGTCACTGCGGGGCTGGCCGTTTCACTGTTGAATCCCGCACTCCATATCCCTACATGTACTGCTACTGTTCAATCTGCCGCAAGACTGCGGGGGGCGGTGGTTATGCCGTTAACATCCTGGGTGAATCAGACACTCTCAAAGTGACAGGCCGCAAAAATCTTTCCGTATATAGGGCACGGATTGAAGGCAAAAACGGGAAGAATATCCTCAGCTCTGCGCGCAGGTATTTCTGCAGCAAATGCGGCTCCGCGCTATGGCTGGCCGATCCGCGTTGGAAGCAATGGGTCTACCCCTTTGCTTCGGCCATTGACACACCGCTTCCGGTCGCACCCTGGCACGATTACGTGATGCTAAATTACAAGGCGCCCTGGGCAGAAGTCCCGAAACGTAAGCGCGACAGATATTTCGGCGAATTTCCCAGAGAAGCTATTATCAACTGGCACAAGCGCCACCGGTTGTACGAGAACCAATGA
- a CDS encoding class I SAM-dependent methyltransferase: MTISTLRLNPQDLEKISSLTLEHYNRSAEDFQEGTRDHDVSQNIAALLQYIESKPPFTILDFGCGPGRDLKTFDDLGHVAVGLEGAPRFVGMARAYSGREVWQQDFLKLDLPDNHFDGVFANAALFHVPSQELPRVLAELHATLKPGGVLFSSNPRGHNEEGWNRGRYGAYHDLETWRCFVSAAGFVELTHYYRPAGLPREQQPWLASVWRRQK, translated from the coding sequence ATGACTATTTCGACCTTGAGACTCAATCCGCAAGACTTGGAAAAAATCTCAAGCCTCACGCTGGAACATTACAACCGGAGCGCCGAGGATTTCCAGGAGGGCACGCGGGATCACGACGTCAGCCAGAACATCGCGGCACTTTTGCAATACATCGAAAGTAAACCGCCATTCACGATACTCGATTTTGGGTGTGGACCGGGGCGCGATCTCAAGACATTTGACGACCTCGGCCACGTCGCCGTGGGTTTGGAAGGCGCGCCGCGCTTCGTCGGAATGGCGCGCGCATACAGCGGCCGCGAGGTATGGCAGCAGGATTTCCTCAAGCTCGATCTGCCCGATAACCATTTCGATGGCGTGTTCGCCAATGCTGCGCTGTTTCATGTGCCCAGCCAGGAATTGCCGCGCGTCCTGGCGGAATTGCATGCGACACTGAAACCGGGCGGGGTGCTATTCAGCTCGAACCCGCGCGGCCATAACGAGGAAGGCTGGAACCGTGGGCGCTATGGCGCGTATCATGATCTCGAAACCTGGCGCTGCTTTGTGTCGGCTGCGGGATTCGTTGAGCTGACGCATTATTACCGCCCTGCCGGCCTGCCGCGCGAACAGCAGCCGTGGCTGGCGAGCGTGTGGCGCAGGCAAAAATGA
- a CDS encoding ParA family protein, translated as MAKLAVFNQKGGVGKTTATLNLMSALARQGREPLAIDLDPQAHLSSISGVQIASSADSIYGFYNDGRTLTALICDASVGWQIIPSHLELSKVDTHFGKGPNALNRLNTGIVNENLNTGRPILIDCCPMLGVLSLNAIFASDRVLVPVSADYLALKGVMQVEKTLKALEHVLKKRVERRFVITRFDARRKMSWEVCRQITDKFGSDVCETRISENVSVAESPYNNKDVFAHAPDSRGAQDYHALLCELIACGFVE; from the coding sequence ATGGCCAAGCTTGCGGTTTTCAACCAGAAGGGCGGGGTGGGGAAAACCACCGCTACGCTAAATCTCATGTCGGCTCTTGCCAGACAGGGTCGCGAACCGCTGGCAATAGATCTCGACCCGCAGGCGCACCTATCGTCGATCAGCGGCGTGCAGATAGCCTCAAGCGCGGACAGCATTTATGGATTCTACAACGATGGGCGCACGCTTACCGCGCTGATTTGCGACGCCAGCGTTGGCTGGCAGATTATCCCCTCGCACCTGGAACTCTCGAAGGTGGATACGCATTTCGGCAAGGGACCGAATGCGCTCAATCGGCTGAACACGGGTATTGTCAACGAAAACCTCAACACGGGCCGGCCGATATTAATTGACTGCTGCCCGATGTTGGGGGTGTTGTCGCTCAACGCAATTTTCGCAAGCGACAGAGTGCTGGTGCCGGTTTCGGCTGATTATCTTGCACTGAAGGGAGTGATGCAGGTCGAAAAGACCCTCAAAGCCCTGGAGCATGTGTTAAAAAAACGGGTGGAGCGGCGCTTCGTGATCACCCGCTTCGATGCGCGGCGCAAAATGTCGTGGGAGGTCTGCCGGCAGATCACGGACAAATTCGGTTCCGACGTCTGCGAGACGCGTATTTCGGAGAACGTCAGCGTAGCCGAGAGCCCGTACAACAACAAGGATGTGTTCGCGCACGCCCCGGATAGTCGCGGCGCGCAGGATTACCACGCGTTGCTTTGCGAATTGATCGCCTGCGGCTTCGTTGAATAA